A genomic stretch from Lathyrus oleraceus cultivar Zhongwan6 chromosome 2, CAAS_Psat_ZW6_1.0, whole genome shotgun sequence includes:
- the LOC127119597 gene encoding histone H2A.2: MDASTKVKKGAGGRKGGGPRKKAVTRSVRAGLQFPVGRIGRFLKKGRYAQRVGTGAPVYLAAVLEYLAAEVLELAGNAARDNKKNRISPRHLLLAVRNDVELGKLLAGVTIAYGGVLPNINPVLLPKRTESAASAPKSPSKAKKTPKKA; the protein is encoded by the exons ATGGACGCAAGCACAAAGGTGAAGAAGGGAGCAGGAGGAAGAAAAGGAGGAGGACCAAGGAAGAAGGCGGTGACAAGGTCCGTCCGAGCTGGTCTTCAGTTTCCCGTCGGAAGAATCGGCCGTTTCTTGAAGAAAGGTAGATATGCTCAACGTGTTGGTACTGGTGCTCCGGTTTACCTGGCTGCTGTTCTAGAGTATCTTGCTGCTGAG GTTCTTGAGTTGGCTGGAAATGCTGCACGTGATAACAAGAAGAATAGGATTAGTCCAAGACATTTGTTGTTGGCTGTGAGGAACGATGTAGAGCTTGGAAAATTGCTTGCTGGTGTTACTATTGCTTATGGTGGTGTTCTTCCTAATATCAACCCTGTGCTTTTGCCTAAGAGGACTGAAAGTGCCGCCAGCGCTCCCAAGTCTCCTTCCAAGGCCAAGAAAACACCCAAGAAAGCTTAG
- the LOC133976241 gene encoding histone H2A homolog, giving the protein MDASTKVKKGAGGRKGGGPRKKAVTRSVRAGLQFPVGRIGRFLKKGRYAQRVGTGAPVYLAAVLEYLAAEVLELAGNAARDNKKNRISPRHLLLAVRNDVELGKLLAGVTIAYGGVLPNINPVLLPKRTESAASAPKSPFKAKKTPKKA; this is encoded by the exons ATGGACGCAAGCACAAAGGTGAAGAAGGGAGCAGGAGGAAGAAAAGGAGGAGGACCAAGGAAGAAGGCGGTGACAAGATCCGTCAGAGCTGGTCTTCAGTTTCCCGTCGGAAGAATCGGCCGTTTCTTGAAGAAAGGTAGATATGCTCAACGTGTGGGTACTGGTGCTCCTGTTTACCTGGCTGCTGTTCTAGAGTATCTTGCTGCTGAG GTTCTTGAGTTGGCTGGAAATGCGGCACGTGATAACAAGAAGAATAGGATTAGTCCAAGACATTTGTTGTTGGCTGTGAGGAACGATGTAGAGCTTGGAAAATTGCTTGCTGGTGTTACTATTGCTTATGGTGGTGTTCTTCCTAATATCAACCCTGTGCTTTTGCCTAAGAGGACAGAAAGTGCCGCAAGTGCTCCTAAGTCCCCTTTCAAGGCCAAGAAAACTCCCAAGAAAGCTTAG